Proteins co-encoded in one Hyla sarda isolate aHylSar1 chromosome 4, aHylSar1.hap1, whole genome shotgun sequence genomic window:
- the ETFBKMT gene encoding electron transfer flavoprotein beta subunit lysine methyltransferase encodes MLLLLLCRSLLRPYTGKVLYRAAKHSSATYLQSFILQNTEVVTEHLTPEIRLLLLTPQCKYWHLRPEHWPYGDPYWAIYWPGGQALARYLLDNPDVVNRRRILDLGSGCGAVSIAGKMSGASYVVANDIDPVAGAAFSLNCQLNQIDNLEFNPNNIIGKAAGRWDLIVLGDMFYDEQLADSLHRWLRRCMQQHGTTVLIGDPGRGHFLGHPIQKQLRKVIEYSLPESSKEENYGLTTSAVWRYEPGYP; translated from the exons atgctgctgctgctgctgtgcaGGTCGCTGTTGAGACCTTACACTGGGAAAGTATTGTATCGTGCTGCAAAGCACTCCAGCGCCACCTATCTACAGAGCTTCATATTGCAGAATACAGAGGTGGTTACGGAGCACCTGACCCCAGAGATCAGATTACTGCTGCTCACCCCACAGTGTAAATACTGGCACCTCCGCCCTGAGCACTGGCCCTATGGCGACCCCTACTGGGCTATATACTGGCCGGGAGGACAGGCTCTGGCCAG GTATCTGCTGGATAATCCGGATGTTGTAAATCGCAGGAGGATCCTAGATCTTGGTAGCGGATGTGGAGCCGTTTCTATTGCCGGGAAAATGTCTGGAGCCTCCTATGTTGTAGCCAATGATATTGACCCAG TTGCAGGGGCAGCATTCAGCCTGAATTGCCAACTAAACCAAATAGATAACTTGGAATTTAATCCAAATAATATAATTGGGAAAGCTGCAGGACGCTGGGATCTGATTGTACTGGGTGACATGTTTTATGATGAGCAGCTGGCCGATTCTCTTCACCGGTGGCTCAGACGTTGTATGCAGCAGCATGGGACCACAGTTCTTATTGGAGACCCCGGGCGAGGGCATTTTCTTGGGCATCCCATACAGAAACAACTGCGGAAAGTGATAGAATATTCCTTACCAGAGTCAAGTAAGGAAGAGAACTATGGGCTGACCACCAGTGCGGTGTGGAGATATGAACCTGGATATCCATGA